The genomic stretch CCGGGTGGCCTACGACCTGGAGACCTGCCAATCGAAGATCATGGATTTGGGTTTGCCCGAACCTCTGGCCGCCCGCCTGGCCATGGGGGTCTGAGACGAGTCAGCCATGGCGCGACGCATTTTCCGCTGGCTGCACCGCAGAAAGATGTCCCGCAGTCATTTGCGTGGAGGTCGGCTGCACCGCTGGTTCGGGGACCATCTATTCAACCCCCACCTGTGGATGCTGGAGCGCGAGGGCGTTTCGCGGGCCATGTTCTGGGGCCTGCTCATCTGCCTGAGTCCGTTCTTCGGACTGCACTTTATTCTCGGCATTGCGGTGGCGATGTACTTCCGGGCCAACATTCCCGTGACCATCATCGTGCAGGTGCTGACCAACCCGGCGACGGCGGTACTGTATTATCCGGCTGCTTACGCTCTGGGGGCCAGATTGTTGGGCCATTCCGTGGTGCACCGTTCACGGCTGATGGAAGTACTCAAGGGAGGAAGCTTTCAGGACTGGATGAACCTTCTGCAACAGATCTGGGTGCCGTTGTTCCTGGGGTGTTTTTTGTGCGGCATCACTGCGGCGGTGACGGCCTGGTTCTTGGTGAACTGGTGCTGGCCGAAAGCCAAAAAAACCACCCCGCCAAGCCCTGTTGACAAAGGGCCTATCCGGACTCCGACGGGGTGATTTCG from Candidatus Methylacidiphilales bacterium encodes the following:
- a CDS encoding DUF2062 domain-containing protein; amino-acid sequence: MARRIFRWLHRRKMSRSHLRGGRLHRWFGDHLFNPHLWMLEREGVSRAMFWGLLICLSPFFGLHFILGIAVAMYFRANIPVTIIVQVLTNPATAVLYYPAAYALGARLLGHSVVHRSRLMEVLKGGSFQDWMNLLQQIWVPLFLGCFLCGITAAVTAWFLVNWCWPKAKKTTPPSPVDKGPIRTPTG